A stretch of the Marivirga tractuosa DSM 4126 genome encodes the following:
- a CDS encoding OmpA family protein: MKGLFFKLSFVLLFCCQLAYGQPGSNWISLDGKVINEALESPIEAKITLESLPYGGDIRVFHSKKETGDFSFKVKENNDYKVKVESEGYITIEEEIAVKEDMDQLVFSLMPSGAGAILRLDINFKQSKAEILENSYGELDKLLNMMKEYPNMEIQLEGHTDFRGSASANMRLSEKRVNAVKSYLTSKNVSSDRIKTKAFGGTQPLSRESTEEAKLNNRRVEARILKAE; encoded by the coding sequence ATGAAAGGTTTGTTCTTTAAATTAAGTTTTGTTTTGCTATTTTGCTGTCAATTAGCTTATGGACAGCCGGGTAGTAATTGGATTTCATTGGATGGAAAAGTCATTAACGAGGCATTGGAAAGCCCTATTGAGGCGAAAATAACTTTAGAAAGTTTGCCTTATGGAGGCGATATAAGAGTTTTCCATTCCAAGAAAGAAACAGGTGATTTTTCATTTAAAGTTAAAGAGAATAACGATTATAAAGTAAAAGTAGAGTCAGAAGGGTACATAACAATTGAAGAAGAAATCGCTGTTAAAGAAGATATGGATCAATTGGTTTTCTCCCTTATGCCATCAGGTGCTGGAGCTATTTTAAGATTAGACATAAATTTTAAGCAAAGCAAAGCAGAAATACTTGAAAACTCATATGGCGAACTGGATAAATTGCTCAATATGATGAAGGAGTATCCGAATATGGAAATTCAATTGGAAGGACATACGGATTTCCGTGGAAGTGCTTCTGCGAATATGCGATTAAGCGAAAAAAGAGTTAACGCTGTTAAATCTTATTTGACTTCCAAGAACGTAAGTTCTGATAGAATAAAAACAAAAGCGTTCGGTGGTACCCAACCTCTTAGTAGAGAAAGTACTGAAGAAGCAAAGTTAAATAATAGAAGAGTAGAAGCTCGAATATTGAAGGCTGAATAG